The nucleotide window GCTCTCAACAAGAAAACACCAAATGCTATAAATAAATACACCTTTGCCAACATTGACGCGTAAAATGGCTTGCTCGGAGAGAAAAGGACCAAAGTCAATGGGACAAATTTATAACCAACGTAACAGATCAATTCGATAAAGCTGGCAGTTGGACTATTGGTGCTCACCAACAAATATAAACCCAGCTTCAAAATGACCAGATCGAGGCCAACAAAGGCCAGCGTTGACGAAAGTTTATAGTATAAATTCTCCGGGTTGAAGTCGCCTTGCAAGCCTTTCTGCATATTCCATATCAAGATATACGTCACCAACCCCATCACCGGTATATACAAGTCTGGAGAATTGACATCATCTTTTGGTGGCAGGAAAGCTCCCTGCACTTGCGGATCAGGTAATCGCTGCCAATTACTTTTGTTTAAAAATGGCATAAGGATTATTTGTAGCTTTCTTAAGACGTAAGCGGTGGTAACTTGAAAATAGTGCGATAAACCGGATGACCCAGATGTGGCTTTTGAAACAGTTGCTTGAAACTGCGAGAAGTTTTCTTGCCCAATAAAATTACTGAATGCACTTTGACCAAGCTGATAAGCCATTGATGTGCTGCCACTTTGGAACGGGCCATTGCCTGCACCAGACGAACTAGAGGGGCCAGGGAGTCCCGCTGCCATGCCTTGGTTTCCATGCATTCCTTGGATCCCTTGAGAACCAGCTTGAAATGGTGCTCGCGAGGGATAACCGGTAATGGGGCCCTTTCcttgctgttgctgctgttcCACTACAGGGTGCATATCCCGACCAGGGATTCCTTGATCAAACCTGTCGTTTACTGCCCCTTCCTCGGAAGCATATGCGTATGGGTTGTAAGACATTATTCAAATACTCCTTGAGACCAATTAGGATCCTCGCTCTActtttattgttttcaCTGTTTCACAATCGACAATTGATCactttttcagcttttaCTATAAGAATTCCACCGTGCGCCCTTGGTGCAACGCAGCATCGCGCTATACGGGACTACCTATATCTTGCAAATAATTCTGTTTGATGAACAAGCTCGATTTAATTTGTATAACATCGCCCTAGAACCATTACAGTGTTTCAAAAGCTCGAAATTGGAAGGTCTATTCTTGTGATGCGAAGCAAGATCCTGCTATATAATCTGTTCCTTAGTACTAAAGCATCGCTCTGTGCTATAGAGAAAGACGCGCGACGCGAGAATAATTTGAgatgatgttgaaaataataagaaattgaacatcTCATCAAAGATTCTTTCTAAACTCTCAATTGAGAAACAGGTTTTtatttgatcaaaaaaggTTTAATAAAAACCTATCATACTAGTGAATGATGTCAAATAACTTCAAGGGCTCGGCATCCGCTAGATTTGccaaaaaaggaagaactAATTATGCGGGAAGCTCATCCAGTAATAACTATGCATTGACAACGAAGCAGCTGATGCAAGCGGCGAAGGTTGATagcattgatgaaatgatGGGATTCGAAAAGTACGTACCACCGCAGCATAGCGGTAAAACAGACGCAGGTAATCTTGATCAGGTTGCGGGACGTGTGGGATGGTTGACGAATATGCATCCTACAGTTATTTCACAGGAGTCGCTGACTGGTAAAGGAAATGGAGAGTCCTCAGGTATTGCAGGGGTagatttttattttctcGATGAGGAAGGTGGAAGTTTTAAGTCAACTTTGAACTACGAtccttatttttttgtcaaatgCAATGACGATTCACGAATACAGGAGGTCGAAGAACTTCTCAAAAAATACTTAGAGCCATGTCTAAAGCATTTAGAAGTTGTTGAAAAGGAGGATTTATCTCTGGATAATCACTTGATTGGTCTAAAGAGAACgttgataaaattgagCTTCGtgaattcaaatcaattgttTGAGGCAAGAAAATTACTGAAACCCATTCTATCGTATAATGAAAGTAATAAAAGCGAACAACGAATTTACAAATCAAGTGTCCAAAACTCGAGCAAAAATTCGGTACGGGACGTGAAAAGTCTTATAGAAGACATCAGAGAGTACGATGTACCGTACCATGTTCGTATTTCgattgataaaaatataCGTGTTGGTAAATGGTACAAAATAACTTCGGATGGATTTTTTGAGTGTTCAGAAAAAGTGGCATTTGCAGATCCTGTGATACTAGCATTCGATATTGAAACAACCAAGGCTCCCTTGAAGTTTCCCGATTCGGCCATTGATCAAATTATGATGATTTCCTATATGATTGATGGGGATGGTTTCCTTATTACCAATAGAGAAATAATCTCGGAGGAcattgaagattttgaatacTCGCCAAAACCCGAATATCTGGGACAATTTACAATTTTTAACGAAGAAGACGAAGCAGCATTATtacaaagattttttgagCACATTCGAGATGTTAGACCGACAGTGATGTCCACATTCAAtggtgatttttttgactgGCCATTTGTGGAGAATAGAGCAAAAATTCATGGATTGGACATGTTTGAAGAGATTGGGTTTGCCTCGGATGCGGATGGAGAATACAAGTCATCGTACTGCTCTCACATGGATTGTTTCCGCTGGGTCAAGCGTGATTCTTACCTACCACAAGGCTCTCAAGGGTTGAAAGCAGTTACACAGGCTAAACTAGGCTACAATCCAATAGAGCTGGATCCGGAATTAATGACACCCTACgcatttgaaaaaccaCAACAGCTTTCAGAATATTCTGTTTCTGATGCAGTTGCAACTTATTACTTATACATGAAATATGTGCAtccttttattttttctctttgtaCTATTATTCCTTTAAATCCTGATGAAGTGTTAAGAAAAGGTACGGGTACCTTATGTGAAATGCTTTTGATGGTGCAAGCATACAATGGGAATATAATGCTTCCAAACAAATATACTGATCCAATTGAGAGATTCTATGATGGGCATTTGTTAGAATCAGAAACTTACGTTGGTGGTCATGTCGAATCTTTAGAAGCCGGTGTTTTTCGCAGCGATATAACCAATGACTTTAACATAGATCCTACTGTAATAGACGAGCTACTGCAAGATCTTCCAAATGCACTCAAGTTTTCGATTGAAGTCGAAAACGATACTGCCCTTGAGAAGGTTACCAACTTCGAAGAAGTCAAGAAAGAGATTACAGATAAACTACTAGATTTGAAGCATAAcaataaaagaaatgaatatCCTCTCATTTACCATGTTGATGTGGCCTCTATGTATCCA belongs to Zygotorulaspora mrakii chromosome 1, complete sequence and includes:
- the YIF1 gene encoding protein transporter YIF1 (similar to Saccharomyces cerevisiae YIF1 (YNL263C); ancestral locus Anc_1.93) — encoded protein: MSYNPYAYASEEGAVNDRFDQGIPGRDMHPVVEQQQQQGKGPITGYPSRAPFQAGSQGIQGMHGNQGMAAGLPGPSSSSGAGNGPFQSGSTSMAYQLGQSAFSNFIGQENFSQFQATVSKATSGSSGLSHYFQVTTAYVLRKLQIILMPFLNKSNWQRLPDPQVQGAFLPPKDDVNSPDLYIPVMGLVTYILIWNMQKGLQGDFNPENLYYKLSSTLAFVGLDLVILKLGLYLLVSTNSPTASFIELICYVGYKFVPLTLVLFSPSKPFYASMLAKVYLFIAFGVFLLRAVKFNLFFDANNDMGSIKKSTVKKCNYFLFVYGFFWQSVLMWLMA